The genomic DNA ACTGGTCGGCGATCGCACGCCTCAAGGAGGCCGTGACGTCGATCCCCGTGCTGGGCAACGGCGACATCTGGTCCGCGGAGGACGCCCTGGCGATGGTGCGAGCGACCGGCTGCGACGGGGTCGTGGTGGGTCGAGGGTGCCTCGGCCGGCCGTGGTTGTTCGCGGACCTGGCCGCCGGGTTTGCGGGCTCCCCGGAGCGGGCCCGGCCGAGCCTGGGGGAGGTGGGGCGGACGCTGGGTCGCCACGCGCGCTACCTGGTGGACTTCCACGAGGGCGACGAGCTGCGCGCCTGCCGAGACATCCGCAAGCACGTGGCCTGGTACCTCAAGGGTTTCCCCGCCGGCCAGCACCTGCGCAACCGGCTCGCCTTGGTCGAGTCCCTCGACGAACTGGACCGGCTCGTCGCCGAACTCGACCAGACGGCCCCCTGGCCGGGCGCCGACGCCGAGGGGCAGCGCGGGCGGGCGGGCTCCGCGCGGGCGGTGGCCCTCCCCGACGGCTGGCTGCTCAGCCGAGACCTGACGCCGGAGCACCGGGCAACGCTGGCCCAGGCGGAGCTGTCGGTCTCTGGCGGTTGAGGTCGCCCAGGCGGCCCTCTGGCGGTTGAGTTCGAACACGCGGCCGAGTGGGGTCGGCTACGGACCACCAGCCGCGCGACTCACCCCTCGGACGCAGGGGCCGTCAGCGCAGTCCGGCCTCCGCGGCGCGGGCGGCGCCGGTCTCGATCGGCCTGCTCGGGTCGGTGATCCAGTCCGACCAGGAGCCCATGTAGACGGCCGCGGCCTCATCGATGCCGGCGACGCACAGGGCCAGCGCGACCAGGCAGGCGCTCACCCCGGAACCGCAGTAGACGGCGACCGGGCGACCGTTGGTCAGGCCGGCGTCCACGAAGCGTTGCCGCAGCGCGTCCGGCGGCAGGAAGCTCCCGTCCGCGGCGAGCAGGCTCGCGGCGGGCACGTTGATGGCGCCGGGGATGTGGCCGCCGACGGCGTCGATGGACGTGTCCTCGCCCCGGTAGCGCTGTGCCGGACGGGAATCGATGAGCACACCCTCTGCGGCGTACAAGGCGGCGCCCTGGGCGTCGAGGACGCGACCGACGCCGCGGCCGAGCGTGAAGTCGCCCTCCTCGATGTTGCGCAGGCCGGCCTCGATGGGCAGCCGGTGGGCTCGCCACGCGGAGATCCCGCCGTCCAGGACAGCGACGTCGAACTTGCCGAAGTGTCGCAGGATCCACCAGCAGCGCGCGGCGGCGTAGCTGTTGCCCTCGTCGTACACCGTGACCAGGCGGCCGTTGTCGACGCCGCACTCGGCGAGGTCGAGCTCGAAGTCGTCGGGATGAGGCATGGGATGCCGACCGCCGCGGCCGTCCTCGCCGGGCACGCCCGACAGGTCGCGCATGAGGTCGACGAAGATGGCGCCGGGCAGGTGACCCTGCAGGTAGTCGTCGAAGCCCGTGTCCGAACCCAGCGCCCAGCGCACGTCCAACAGGAGCGGGGCGCTGCCCGGGCCGCTGCGCAGGAGCGCGGCGAGCTCCAGGGGTGAGATCAACGGCGGGGAGGTCACCCCCGCACTGTAATTCTGTCAACTGAGAGCCGCCGAGGCCCGCCGGCTAGCCGGGAAACTTCGTCGCCGGGCGGCAGGGCGCCAGCGCCCAACGTACGAACCGCCCGCGCCCAACGTGCGGACACGGCAGCCTCACCAGCGTCCCCGCCCGCCCAGAGGCCACGGAGCGTTGTCGGTGGCCCGTTCTAGAGTGCGCTCGTGAGCCCGTACGACAGCCCGTACGACGCCCGAGACCGGGCGCGCTGGGTCGTGGAGGATCCGGCGCAGAAGCGATCCGACCGCGACGACTTCGCGCGCGATCGCGCCCGGCTCGTCCACTCCGCCGCACTGCGCCGGTTGGCCGCGAAGACCCAAGTTCTGCAGCCGGATACCGACGACTTCATCCGCAATCGGTTGACCCACTCCCTGGAGGTGGCGCAGATCGGGCGGGAGTTCGGCGCCGCGCTCGGCTGCTCCGCGGACGTGGTCGACACGGCCTGCCTCGCGCACGACCTGGGGCATCCGCCGTTCGGGCACCACGGCGAGCGGGTGTTGGACGAGTTGTGCGCCGACATCGGGGGATTCGAGGGCAACGCGCAGACGCTGCGGCTGCTCACCCGGCTGGAGGCCAAGCGGTTTCACGAGGACGGCCGGTCCGCCGGGCTGAACCTCACCCGGGCGAGCCTGGACGCGGCGACGAAATACCCCTGGCCCGCGGGTGAGCACCCCAGCGGCGGAAGGAAGTTCGGTGCGTATGCCGAGGAGGGCGCGGTCTTCGCGTGGCTGCGGGACGGGGCCCCCAGGGCGGGGGACGGCTCGCCCCGCCGGTGCCTGGAGGCGCAGGTGGTGGACTGGTCCGACGACGTGGCCTATTCGGTGCACGACGTGGAGGACGGTGTCGCCGGCGGCCTGATCGACCTGCGCGTGCTGCGCCACCCGCAGGACATGGGGCCGGTGTATGAGGTGGCGCGATCCTGGTACGCGCCCGACCTCGCCGTGGCCGAGCTCGCCGAGGCCGCCCGTCGGGTCCGGGAGGGGGGCGCGATCCCCGACACGCCGTACGACGGGTCGCGCCGCTCCCTCGCGGCGCTGAAGGACATGACGAGCCGCTTCATCGGGCACTTCGTCGCGGGCGTGGAGGAGGCGACGCTGGCGGCGTACGGGCCTGGTCCGCACGTTCGGTACGGCGCCGAGCTCGTCATCCCGCGCACCATCCGCGCCGAATGCATCGTCCTGAAGGCGCTGGCAGTTCACTTCGTGATGCTCGCGCCCGCTCGCCAGCGCGTCATGGCGGACCAGCGGGAGACGATCGAGGGCCTGCTCACGGCGTACGAACGGCGTCCCGAGACCCGCCTGGACCCCGTGTTCGCCGCGGACTTCTCCCGCGCAGGCGACGACGCCGGCCGCCGGCGCGTCCTCGTCGACCAGGTCGCCTCACTGACCGATGCGCGCGCCGTGGCCCTGCACGCGGCGTGGCGTCGTGGGCGTGCCTAGAATCGGCGCAGATCAGCGCGCGTTTTCCCAAGGAGGTGGGCGATGGCCGGGCGCATCCGGGAAGAGGACGTCGCCGCCGTCAAGGAACGCGCGAGCATCGAGGACGTCGTGCGGGAGCACGTCACGCTGCGGACCGCCGGCATCGGCTCCCTGAAGGGCCTGTGCCCCTTCCACGACGAAAAGACCCCGTCGTTCAACATCCGGCCCGCCGTGGGCACCTGGCACTGCTTCGGCTGCGGCGAGGGCGGCGACGTCATCAGCTTCGTGCAGAAGGTCGACCACCTGACGTTCGTCGAAGCCGTGGAGCGGTTGGCGGGCAAGTTCGGGGTGGAGCTGCATTACGAGGAGGGTGGCGGCCCCCGCGAGGAGGCGCCGGGCCGGCGCGCGCGCCTGGTCGAGGCGCACCGCGTCGCGGAGGAGTTCTACGCCGCGCAGCTGATGTCCAGCCGGGACGCGCGGGCGGCGCGCGACTTCTTGCGGGCCCGGTCCTTCGACTCGGCGGCGGCGACCCGGTTCGGGTGCGGCTACGCGCCGCGGACGGGGGAGGAGTTGGCAGCCGAGCTGCGGCGCAAGGGTTTCCGCGACGAGGAGGCGGTCCTGGCGGGGCTGGTGGGGCGCGGCGGCCGGGGCGGTGTGTACGACCGGTTCCGCGGCCGCCTGCTGTGGCCGATCCGGGACATCACTGGGGACACGGTGGGTTTCGGGGCGCGCCGCCTCTACGACGACGACCGGATCGGAGCCAAATACCTCAACACCGCCGAGACCCCGATCTACAAGAAGACGTCGGTCCTCTACGGGCTGGATCTCGCGAAGAAGGCCATCGCGCGGGACCGGGAGGCCGTGGTCGTGGAGGGCTACACCGACGTGATGGCCGCGCACCTGGCGGGGGTGGAGACGGCGGTGGCGACGTGCGGCACGGCGTTCGGGGTGGACCACATCAAGATGCTGCGCCGGATCATGCGCGACGAGTCAGGCGGGACGCCGGCCCGGACGATCTTCACCTTCGACGGCGATGCCGCCGGGCAGAAGGCGGCGATGAAGGCGTTCGACGAGGACCAGCGCTGGGCCAGCCAGAGCTATGTGGCGGTCGCCGAGGGCGGCCAGGATCCGTGTGAGTTGCGGCTCAGCGGCGGCGATCTGGCGGTTCGGGGGCTGATCGAGGACGCCGTCCCGATGTTCGAGTTCGCCATGCGCACGTTGCTCGCAAGGCACGACCTGGCCACGGCGGAGGGGCGCGTGGCGGGGCTGCGGGCCGTCGCTCCGGTCCTGGCGCAGATCCGCGACGCCGTGTTGCGGCTGGAATACACCCGCACCGTCGCCGGCCACATCGGCGTCGACCCCGAGACGCTGGCGGCGGAGGTGGCGCGCGCGGCGCGGCGCCGGCGGGACGGCGCGGGGGAGCGGGCCGGGAGCGACGGCCGTACGTCGGGGCTTCGCGGCGGCGCGGAGTCCGCCGGCGGTGCTGAGGGTGGCCCTGGTTTTTGGGCGGACGGCGACGCTGGCGCGGGCGGCGACCCGGAGGCGCCGTACCCGGCCTTTCCGCCGCCCGACCTCAGCATCCCCGCCGTGGCCCTGGCGGCGCAGCTGCTGCAGATCCTGTTGCAGTACCCGCGGCTGGTTCCCGAGGGTGACCTGGCCGCCGTCGAGGCGTCGTCGTTTGCCTCCCCGACGCATCGGGCGATCTTCGAGGCCGTGGTCGGACTGGGCCGCGAGCGGGCACTGACCGACTCGGCGGCGGCGTGGGTGAGCCACGTCGCGACGGCGGCGCCGGAGGAGGTGCGCCCCGTCATCGTGGCGCTCTCGGTGGCCGACATCCACGCGCGTCGCGACCCGGCGACGGGGGCGCCGGATCAGCGGTACGTCGACGAGATCGTCTTCCGCATGCGCGAACTGGGGTTGCGTCGGGCGATCGAGGACGCGACGGTGGCGTTGCGGCGGCTGGAGGCGAGCGAGCCGGAGCGGGCCCGCACGGTGGCGATCGAGTTGACGCAGCGGCAGCGGGAGCTGGCGGAGCTGCGGGAGAGGTACGCATGAGTCTGTTCCGGCGTCCCGGGGGCGCCCGCGCGGAGTTGCCGGACGAGGTGGCGCGGGCCGTCGCGTGGGGCCCGGGCGATCGGATGCTCGCCTGGGCGCGGGACGCGACGACCGGCGCGTACGTCGTGGCCTCGCTCCACGGCCTGCATCATGTCCCGGCCTCGGTCGTCGGCGCTGGCAGTCCTGGCGCGGCCGGTCTTGGCGCCGGCGGCGACGGGCAGGCGGCGGCCGCCGCGCCCTCGGCGCTGGGTGCCAGCGCGGCGGCGCGCTGGTCTCGCCCGTGGCTGGACGTGGCAGCAGGGGCCTGGGAGCCGAAGACCCGCACGATCACGGTGACGTGGGCCGACGGCGGCCGCCCCGCGATGTGGAGTCTGGCGGACGATCGCGTGAGCCTGCCCTCCGTTCTGCAGGATCGGGTCCGGGCAAGCGTCGTCCTGGCTCTGCCCGTTCAGCTGGGGGAGCGT from Austwickia sp. includes the following:
- a CDS encoding sulfurtransferase, with the protein product MTSPPLISPLELAALLRSGPGSAPLLLDVRWALGSDTGFDDYLQGHLPGAIFVDLMRDLSGVPGEDGRGGRHPMPHPDDFELDLAECGVDNGRLVTVYDEGNSYAAARCWWILRHFGKFDVAVLDGGISAWRAHRLPIEAGLRNIEEGDFTLGRGVGRVLDAQGAALYAAEGVLIDSRPAQRYRGEDTSIDAVGGHIPGAINVPAASLLAADGSFLPPDALRQRFVDAGLTNGRPVAVYCGSGVSACLVALALCVAGIDEAAAVYMGSWSDWITDPSRPIETGAARAAEAGLR
- a CDS encoding deoxyguanosinetriphosphate triphosphohydrolase, giving the protein MSPYDSPYDARDRARWVVEDPAQKRSDRDDFARDRARLVHSAALRRLAAKTQVLQPDTDDFIRNRLTHSLEVAQIGREFGAALGCSADVVDTACLAHDLGHPPFGHHGERVLDELCADIGGFEGNAQTLRLLTRLEAKRFHEDGRSAGLNLTRASLDAATKYPWPAGEHPSGGRKFGAYAEEGAVFAWLRDGAPRAGDGSPRRCLEAQVVDWSDDVAYSVHDVEDGVAGGLIDLRVLRHPQDMGPVYEVARSWYAPDLAVAELAEAARRVREGGAIPDTPYDGSRRSLAALKDMTSRFIGHFVAGVEEATLAAYGPGPHVRYGAELVIPRTIRAECIVLKALAVHFVMLAPARQRVMADQRETIEGLLTAYERRPETRLDPVFAADFSRAGDDAGRRRVLVDQVASLTDARAVALHAAWRRGRA
- a CDS encoding DNA primase, with product MAGRIREEDVAAVKERASIEDVVREHVTLRTAGIGSLKGLCPFHDEKTPSFNIRPAVGTWHCFGCGEGGDVISFVQKVDHLTFVEAVERLAGKFGVELHYEEGGGPREEAPGRRARLVEAHRVAEEFYAAQLMSSRDARAARDFLRARSFDSAAATRFGCGYAPRTGEELAAELRRKGFRDEEAVLAGLVGRGGRGGVYDRFRGRLLWPIRDITGDTVGFGARRLYDDDRIGAKYLNTAETPIYKKTSVLYGLDLAKKAIARDREAVVVEGYTDVMAAHLAGVETAVATCGTAFGVDHIKMLRRIMRDESGGTPARTIFTFDGDAAGQKAAMKAFDEDQRWASQSYVAVAEGGQDPCELRLSGGDLAVRGLIEDAVPMFEFAMRTLLARHDLATAEGRVAGLRAVAPVLAQIRDAVLRLEYTRTVAGHIGVDPETLAAEVARAARRRRDGAGERAGSDGRTSGLRGGAESAGGAEGGPGFWADGDAGAGGDPEAPYPAFPPPDLSIPAVALAAQLLQILLQYPRLVPEGDLAAVEASSFASPTHRAIFEAVVGLGRERALTDSAAAWVSHVATAAPEEVRPVIVALSVADIHARRDPATGAPDQRYVDEIVFRMRELGLRRAIEDATVALRRLEASEPERARTVAIELTQRQRELAELRERYA